A genomic segment from Aegilops tauschii subsp. strangulata cultivar AL8/78 chromosome 1, Aet v6.0, whole genome shotgun sequence encodes:
- the LOC141032757 gene encoding uncharacterized protein, whose product MGFVSFVGRVLFASVFLLSAYQEGGSKLAEANLPRKKGPLKVTPPSSTGRMGVVPAVQQEEQLGEGQGGAGHGCGGMAWTLVNLGHFLITYHFFHWKKGTRFTDDQGMYNRLTWWEQMDNGKQLTRNRIFLVVVPVVLYVLFCFNFINTAFGSLLGKEQHGRMYAQRLILASQKYYTYSLIMQRTLVSNI is encoded by the exons ATGGGGTTCGTCTCCTTCGTCGGGAGGGTGCTCTTCGCCTCCGTCTTCCTCCTCTCCGCTTACCAAGA AGGAGGAAGCAAACTTGCTGAAGCAAACTTGCCTCGCAAGAAGGGACCCCTCAAGGTAACCCCACCGTCTTCCA CTGGACGAATGGGTGTTGTGCCGGCTGTACAACAAGAAGAACAGCTGGGAGAAGGTCAAGGTGGAGCAGGACATGGCTGTGGAGGCATGGCCTGGACGCTCGTCAACCTCGGCCACTTCTTG ATTACATACCACTTCTTCCACTGGAAGAAGGGAACTCGATTCACTGATGATCAGGGGATGTATAATAGATTGACTTGGTGGGAGCAAATGGACAACGGCAAGCAGCTTACTCGCAATAGAATATTTCTTGTTGTGGTTCCTGTAGTCCTGTATGTGTTATTCTGTTTCAATTTTATTAATACTGCTTTTGGGAGCTTACTTGGCAAGGAACAACATGGCAGGATGTATGCACAAAGATTGATTCTGGCTAGTCAGAAATACTACACTTATTCATTAATTATGCAAAGAACACTTGTTAGTAACATCTAG